The genomic window TTCGTGCCGTTTTTTGCTAGTAATCGCGCCGTCGCTTCACCGATACCACTACTAGCTCCCGTGATGGCAATGACTTTGCTTTCCACATTTAACATAGTTGTTTTTCCGACTGTTGAATTAAGTTTGAATTAAATCGACTGACCGCCGGAGACTTCAATGCGCTGAGCATTCACCCATTGATTATCTTCGGATAGGAGTGATGCAATCGCACCCCCGATATCATCTGGAAGACCCACTCGACCGAGAGCAGTTAGGGAAGCAATCTGTTTATTCATTTCTGGATTATCGCGTACTGCACCACCACGGAAATCGGTTTCAATCGCACCAGGAGCCACCGTATTTACCGCAATCCCTCTCGATCCCAACTCTTTCGCCATGTAGAGGGTTAAAGTCTCCACTGCGCCTTTCATACTTGCATAAGCGGCATAGCCAGGGAAGATAAGTCCCGTCAAACCAGTAGAAACGTTTACAATTCGTCCGCCGTTATCGATCAGTGGTAGTAGTTTCTGAGTGAGGAAGAAAACGCCCTTGAGATGAATATTCATCAAATGGTCAAAATCTTCCTCGGTCGTCTCGGCAAAAGATGAGTGAACGCCAGTTCCAGCGTTATTCACCAAAAAATCAAAATGCTTGGTTTGCCATTGATCTTTGAGTAACTGCTGGACAAGTCCAGCGAAACTATCAAAGGTTTTAGTGTCGGCAGTATCTAGTTGCAGTGCCACGGCTTTAGCGCCGAGCTGTTCAATCTCTGCGACGACGTTTTTCGCTTCCTCGGCATTGCGATGGTAAGTGACGATGACATCAACCCCTTTTTTAGCTAGATTCAAAGCACTACTTTTGCCCAGTCCTCGGCTCGATCCGGTTATCAATGCGATTTTGGTCATTGCCTTGTCCTTCTGCTGTTTTGTTTGAATACGTTCATCGTATGGTTGCAGATAGGGATTTTCAATACACAGACCTCGCCGTTTATTGCCTAATCCTCCAGATTGCGATCTTGGGACTGGATAAAATCTTCTATAATATGCAAAAGAAAATAAACTTCAAAAGCAATGGCAAACGAACTAATCGCTGATCGATGCGCCGAACTAGCCACTCTGATCGACCGCCATACCGATGGCAAGGGTAATGGTCTTCACCCAACGAGTATTGCGCCGCTGGAATTTGCTCGTAAGTCTTTGACTGGCACGATGCTGCATGGGATCAGTACCCCAATGCTGGCGATTGGGCGTTGCAGAATTGAGGGTTGAGAAATGAGAGTAGACTTTTTAAATGAAAAAGAAGTTACTTTTAATCTCAAACCCTATCGATGAAATGCCCCAATTGCCAAAGCTTAGAAATTGGCAAATACGGATTCAAAAAACAAAAGCAAAGATATCAGTGCCGAAAATGCGGACGTATTTTTCAATCTATATATTCAGAGCGAGGCTACTGTGATGATGTCAAACAGATTTGTCTGAAAATGTATCTCAACGGTCTAGAATTACGGGTATTCATCATACAACGCCCGATCAATTGGGTTCG from Coleofasciculaceae cyanobacterium includes these protein-coding regions:
- a CDS encoding SDR family oxidoreductase; translated protein: MTKIALITGSSRGLGKSSALNLAKKGVDVIVTYHRNAEEAKNVVAEIEQLGAKAVALQLDTADTKTFDSFAGLVQQLLKDQWQTKHFDFLVNNAGTGVHSSFAETTEEDFDHLMNIHLKGVFFLTQKLLPLIDNGGRIVNVSTGLTGLIFPGYAAYASMKGAVETLTLYMAKELGSRGIAVNTVAPGAIETDFRGGAVRDNPEMNKQIASLTALGRVGLPDDIGGAIASLLSEDNQWVNAQRIEVSGGQSI